In Proteiniborus ethanoligenes, the DNA window GACATATTTTGTGATTTAAAGGGTACTACTTTATAGCCATCTTGTTTAAATATTCTGCACAATGCAGCTGTTAAAATACTTTTCCCAACAGATGAGCCAGTTCCTTGAAGCATAATATTATGTGACAAAAAATCACCTCCCTATTTTAGTTGTTAGTTGCTAGTTGCTAGTTGTTAGCTAAGAGCTAGGAACTAAGATCTAACTGCTAGGGGATTTACTATGTAAGAATTTAAGAACAAAAAAAATTAAACACATAGGGTGCCCTATGTGTTAAATTCATACAATGAAGTTAACATGCTCCCCTCCGGAACAGTTAGTTGCTTGTTTCATGGCAGGTATCCTGACTCACAGATCACTTTACTTTCTTCCCCTTCCCAGTTTCCTAGTGGTATATGGAAGATTTCATCCCTGTTTACAGTAGCGGGGGCTGTAGAGGCTTTTCACCTCTTTCCCTTTTAACTTCTATTTAGAAGCACCCTGAAACTATTTAATTTTATCTTCGTAATAATTATATTTAAAGAATATACTTTTGTCAATGGTTTTGAAATTATGGATGAATATTTAGATTACTCTAAAATAATTATGTTTCAAAATCTCTTTAATTGATTTAATTCAAATATCCATTCTGGAGTTATTAGCTTTTCACAATCCTTTAGAGAATACCAAGGACTCATGTTTTCTTCATTAGGATTTATAAGTATTTGAGTTTGCTGGGCAGGCATATATGATTGGGCCAATATAAATATTTTTTCATTATTTTGGTTTACAGCCATATCCATTACAACCACTGCATGACCTGGGGAACCTCCAACTATAAATACATCCCCTATTTTCATATCATCTATATGAACACTTTCTAATTCCTTTTCCAAGGATAAGGTCCCTGAATAAGCAAACACCATATCCATGAATTTCCTAAAGTCTTCATAGGTATTAGATGGCTCTGTTGCCTTATAATAGCTTACATTATTCCCCTCAACTTTTATTCTATATCCTTCCATCCATTTATTATATTCAGCCTTAAAGCCAGATACAAAGTTAAAATTTATTTTAGCATAAGCACCAATTGAGTATAAGTATTCTCCTCGTAAAAGCATAATAGCATCTGCACATTGATGTAAATCTCTATGCCCAATATCCACATCTATTACACTATCATAGATTCCCTTTGGAGATTTTTCCCTACCATCATAATATAAAGCCTTTTCTCCATAGGGCTTTAGCCTTTGATTGCGCAAAAATTCTTCAAAGCTTCCTTTTACCACTTCCACCTTTGTATATCCTTCTGGGGGTAAGTATCTAGTTTCAATAGTAATACCATCAGAAATTATATGGCTAGTATTTTTAACCACTTTAGATTCTGATGGCCTATTAATAGATTCTGATAGTTCAATACTGTTTTTATCTGTTGCACAGCCTGTAAGAGATAATATTACAAGTAAGAAAATAACAGCCATTCTGTTCATCATATCACTCCTATTGATTTCAGAGGTTAGAAAAATACATTATTATGACAAAGTCTCAAAGCCTATACTATGCCACAAGCATAAAAGCTTGCAGAAATTTAATGCTTTGAGACTTTGCTAAAATTCTTAAACTATTTTAATATATCCAGAACAAATTATTTTACATTCAAATAATTAAATACTACAACTGCTGCCTGTTCCCTGGTTAAATTTGTCTTTGGATTAAAGTTCCCATCATATCCTTGTAATATACCTAAGCCTGTAGCTATTGCTACATGTCCCTTAAGGTCTTTTGTTATCTTGTCAGCATCTTTGAAACTTAAGCTGTAAATACCTTCTATGCTTGCCACTTTGTCATAGCCTAAAGCCCTTACAATAAATTTTGTAGCTTCTTCTCTAGTAACTATAGCTTCGGGAGACTTTTCATTTTCTTTTATAATGCTTTCTCTTACTAAATATCTATAAAGCTTTTCAATAAAATCTTTATCTTCATAGGATAAATCATAGTAATACCCTTTTGCTTTTAGCATTAGATATAAAAGGTCCTTTTGCTTTATACCTTCTTTTGGATTAAACTTATCCCCAGGGAATGATATACCATATTTAGCTAATGCTTCTATTTCCATTTTAGCAAAGCTATCTTCTATATCCTTGTATTGAGATATGTCACTTTCTTTATATGGTCTTCCTAAGCCATATAAAAGCTCACCAGTAAATGGGTCTATATTTAATGGTTTACCTTGTTTTATGGAATAAACAAGCTTAGCATTCTTAGCTTCGCCTTGCTCCCCGTACTCTTCAAAATATCTATGATCGCTATCCCCTATATATTGTAGCTCCATACCTATTTCTCTAAACAAAATACCATATGCTTTTTCAAGGCTCATTACCTTATCTGTTGATGGAAGCTGTCCTTTATACCAACTATAGTTATAGCTAGTTATCTCTCCTGTTGCTGCATCTAAATTCAAGCTAAAGCCATTGCCTGGGAAATAGGCATCTTTTACCTTTCTAGTAAATGTAAAGTAATATTGTCTTGGCTCCTCTCCCTCTAGTAAAGGTCTTACTATTGGCTCATTTATTTCTACAAGCTCTACTATATTAAACTTATCCCCCTGGACTTTCTTTATAAAATCCTCTGCCTTCTTTTGTAATTGGTCTTTTGTGTACTTTACTGTTTCCTTTTCTAAATATGGGTTGTATCTGTAAAAGCTCTTAAGCTCTTTGTTTTTTGCATCTATAGTTACACTAATATTACTATTGTCTTTGTTTGAAAAATACATGTTCCATGTATGGTCATTTTTGTTATACCAGTCATTATATAGGTTTATTCCATCTAGCTTATAATCAGTGCTTATATTTAAAAGCTGTCTTGCAGTTTTTTCTGCTTCTTCTTTGCTTATTATATCCTTCATCTTGTCTATAGCATCTAATTCCTCTGGTGAAAGAACTATTTCGCCACTATCGTTTGCCACAGAGGAGTCTTTAGTCATTTCTTCTCCAGCAGCATATCTATAATAGCTATATATGCTCACAGGCTCTCCTGTTTTAGCATCAATAGCCTTATTAGTATCTAGGCTTGTATATACGACATAAGGCTTATATTCCCTATTGCTGTAATCCAGTTTATATACTAGCTTTAATCCTATTTTTTCTATAAATGCCTTTTGACCAGCTTCTATTCCTATAATGTTGTCCTTGTCATCAAACTTAAGAACTTTATCCCAATAGCATCCATAGCTTTGCACTTCACCAGTTTTATTGTTTACACTTAAGTATATATTATTTTGATAAAAGGGTATTCCATTTTCTACTCTATAATAATTGTAATAGTACATTCTGTCATAAATATTTAATGGCTCATTATTTTCTTCATATTTCACCTTAGAATATAGCTCTGGATTTATCTTCTTCAAAAATTCATTTGCAGCTTTTAATCCTTCTTCCTTACTTACCTTTGGAAAAGTATTAGTACCCATTTCCTCATTGTAATTATATTTATAGTAATTTCTTACCATGCCGTCTGAGTCAATGGTTACTTCCATTCCTCCTAGCTTTTCTTTGCTATCATACCATCTTAAATAATATTCCACCGTTGATGAATAGCTGTTTATGTAGGATTCAAACTTATCATATTGAGTTGTGTCAAATAATGTTTTTGCTTTTTTTATAGCATTTTCTAGCTCTTTATCATAACCCTCTAAAGCACTGACTGGTAAAATGAATGTAAAGAGCAATAGCATTGATAAGATTAAAGATATACTTCGTTTCATTATAAACCCTCCATTTAATATTTAATCTTATTATAAGACGAATCATTTTGAAAAAAGTTCCTTCTAATCCAATAAAATTTTCTAGAAGGATATGGTTCAATACTAAATGATTAGAAACATAAAAGCTGCATTTAATGCAGCTTTTAGTTTGTAGACAAAATCTTATCCTATTTATTTAACATGTTTTCTATAAAAATCCTCATCGCTTTGGGTAAGATAAATAATGCCTTCTATTAACCCAACAATAGCTGGAATGTATGTCCAACAGAAAAGTATATATAATATTCCTAAACCAATTTTTCCTAAGTAAAACTTATGTACTCCAAGACCTCCTAGTAAAATTGCAAGTATTCCTGCAGTAGTCTTGCTTTTAGTCTTAACAGGTGCACCAGTAGCATACATAGGCTGTCCTATAGGTGGTGTTCCCTGTGGGATAGCCTGATATTGAGGTCCTTGTGGCTGTTGATATTGAGGCTGTGCCTGATATTGGGGTGCTTGTGGCTGTTGTGGTGCAGCAGCTATAGCTTCTCCACAGTATTTACATTCTCTTGCACTTAAATCTAAAGAAGCACCACAGGATGGACAATATTTCATACTCATTAAAATCACTCCTCTATAATATCTATTTAATATTTAAGCTTTCTCTATTAATAACAAGATTTTTTGTGCTTTCAAGCAGTTTTTCAAGCTCTAATAAATTATCTTCATTTAAATCTATTTTAAGAATCTCTTCTATGGAAATTAAATTTCTCTTTATTTTCTCCTCTAAATCTAAAACCGCAAAATTGTTGGTAATTCTTCCAAAGGGAGTAGATGCATTAATTCTTTCTTTTAAGGATTTAAACAATGTTAGAATTCTAGAAGCTTCTTCCCCATTTTCTTTTTCACCTAAAGCTGCTTCTATGTTCATTAAATATAGCTTAATTAAAGTTTTATCTCTTTGTTCCTTTTCATCTCTAATATTATCTTCCTCTACCTTACCTACAAAAAACAATATTAAAGCAAAGATAACTAAATAAGCTGCAATTAAGATTAGCTGCCAAACTAAATATCCTACAAGAGCTCCCCCTATGAAGAGAATAGAAAGAGTATTAGATATAAGTACATAGAATACAGTTAATATTATCATAGAAATAGAATATGGCACTCCTAAGACTTTAAAGAATGGTCTTGGAAAAATAATTACTGCATTTAAAAGCGCAAGTCCTAAAAGTAAAAATAAAAGCATTAAGGCTGATTTATCAGGAGCAATAATAAAAAACAAACCAAAGGCTCTATAAAATCCTAGTATTATAGCAATATCAAATATTATGCAGCCTAAAGCTTTGATGATAGAAGCAGACGAGGTCTTATTATTCATAATTAACCCTCCAATTTAGTTCCACATTCTGGGCAAAACTTAACTCCAGGTGAACTTTCAACATTACAATTTGGGCATGCTTTCTTCTGCATTGAACTTCCACAATTAGGACAGAATTTAGCACTATCATCTACTGGACTTTTACAAGAAAAACATTCTATCTTAATGATTGAAACTTTTTCACCACAATTTGGGCAAAACTTAGTTCCCTCTGGATTTGCAGTACCACATTTATTACAGCTTATAGTCTTAGGCGGTGTATTAACAACACTCCCCGCTGCTGCTGCAAAAGTATTCCCTACAGCTATACCTGCTCCAGCACCAAGACCCAGTCCTATACCTGCAGAGGCAATACTTCCTCCGCCTTCATTGCCTGCTGCTGTTTCCATTACATCAAAGGATCTCTTTATATTGTAGCGATTGTCTCCTATGATATCAAAGGC includes these proteins:
- a CDS encoding DUF4846 domain-containing protein produces the protein MNRMAVIFLLVILSLTGCATDKNSIELSESINRPSESKVVKNTSHIISDGITIETRYLPPEGYTKVEVVKGSFEEFLRNQRLKPYGEKALYYDGREKSPKGIYDSVIDVDIGHRDLHQCADAIMLLRGEYLYSIGAYAKINFNFVSGFKAEYNKWMEGYRIKVEGNNVSYYKATEPSNTYEDFRKFMDMVFAYSGTLSLEKELESVHIDDMKIGDVFIVGGSPGHAVVVMDMAVNQNNEKIFILAQSYMPAQQTQILINPNEENMSPWYSLKDCEKLITPEWIFELNQLKRF
- a CDS encoding S-layer homology domain-containing protein, whose amino-acid sequence is MKRSISLILSMLLLFTFILPVSALEGYDKELENAIKKAKTLFDTTQYDKFESYINSYSSTVEYYLRWYDSKEKLGGMEVTIDSDGMVRNYYKYNYNEEMGTNTFPKVSKEEGLKAANEFLKKINPELYSKVKYEENNEPLNIYDRMYYYNYYRVENGIPFYQNNIYLSVNNKTGEVQSYGCYWDKVLKFDDKDNIIGIEAGQKAFIEKIGLKLVYKLDYSNREYKPYVVYTSLDTNKAIDAKTGEPVSIYSYYRYAAGEEMTKDSSVANDSGEIVLSPEELDAIDKMKDIISKEEAEKTARQLLNISTDYKLDGINLYNDWYNKNDHTWNMYFSNKDNSNISVTIDAKNKELKSFYRYNPYLEKETVKYTKDQLQKKAEDFIKKVQGDKFNIVELVEINEPIVRPLLEGEEPRQYYFTFTRKVKDAYFPGNGFSLNLDAATGEITSYNYSWYKGQLPSTDKVMSLEKAYGILFREIGMELQYIGDSDHRYFEEYGEQGEAKNAKLVYSIKQGKPLNIDPFTGELLYGLGRPYKESDISQYKDIEDSFAKMEIEALAKYGISFPGDKFNPKEGIKQKDLLYLMLKAKGYYYDLSYEDKDFIEKLYRYLVRESIIKENEKSPEAIVTREEATKFIVRALGYDKVASIEGIYSLSFKDADKITKDLKGHVAIATGLGILQGYDGNFNPKTNLTREQAAVVVFNYLNVK
- a CDS encoding TM2 domain-containing protein, whose product is MSMKYCPSCGASLDLSARECKYCGEAIAAAPQQPQAPQYQAQPQYQQPQGPQYQAIPQGTPPIGQPMYATGAPVKTKSKTTAGILAILLGGLGVHKFYLGKIGLGILYILFCWTYIPAIVGLIEGIIYLTQSDEDFYRKHVK